The Hymenobacter sp. GOD-10R genome includes a window with the following:
- a CDS encoding TonB-dependent receptor produces the protein MKRILLLLSVLLLLVGATQAQTRTLTGQVVSSDKGEALPGVTIVVKGTTNGNSTDSEGRFTIQVPDKSEVTLTISYLGYKSQELPVRPDQTRLEIRLSQEAAALDDVVVIGYGTVKKRDLTGSVSSVKGEEVTKLPVTTVTEALQGKIPGADITRANGYAGQGASIRIRGNRSIANPSASNNVLYIVDGVQGVNAADIDPNDVQSIEVLKDASSTAIYGSRGANGVIIITTKRGSAGKPKISFNAYSGITKVAGYGEFMSGPEYVAFRREAFRAAGTWNSPDDDSKVFNPNQLAAIENGEYVNWPNQLLHKGMQQNYQIGLSGGSENTKVYFSLGYYDEKGLLKLDRFKRYTTRANVDQIVNKWLKVGVQTQLAYINNDIRRDPFNIASQIAPLGRPYDDEGNMIIFPLGGTQVNPLADEQPGAYQRNTKTNRITAAAYVEITPLDGLSLRSTFAANYATSEAGSFYGRNTIDGRGANSQASITNNQNRNLSWENVLTYKKDVGQHSFTFTGVGSYLSFTNTSSFAGGNNQVLPSQSFYNLGSANQNPFYGSGFAENKLISFTGRINYSFKGRYLLSVTNRADGSSKLASGHKWANFPSLGLGWRLIDEPFMQSLKLITELKLRGSYGLSGNDVINAYGTQNSLTNTSFSYGDANAAPTYTISPTIGNPNLGWEKTYTTDFGVDFGFFDNRITGTVDYYDAKTKDLIFPYTLPLLTGVTTVNRNIGRTRNKGIEVSLTSQNLNGKSFTWSTTATFARNKETIVELPNGNVIADDYRNSLIQGQPAQIYYDYVKTGIWQLGEEAAAAQFSAIPGDLKVADISGPDGVPDGKITSVDRKVIGSRVPAWTGGLSNDLRYKGFDLNVLLVARVGQWISSDYYAKYTRSGVNNGARVDYWTPENPTNEYPRPHATRSLSYVTTLTERQASFGKVRNVTLGYTIPKSVVGKAKIDNVRVYISGRNLYTLSDIKDFDPEGEGVIDRPLNRAYVIGLNVGF, from the coding sequence ATGAAACGAATTCTCCTGTTGTTGTCGGTCTTGTTGCTGCTCGTGGGGGCAACGCAGGCCCAGACACGCACTCTTACCGGCCAAGTGGTGAGCAGCGACAAAGGAGAAGCGCTTCCTGGCGTAACAATAGTGGTGAAAGGCACAACAAACGGTAACTCAACCGATAGCGAGGGGCGCTTTACCATTCAAGTGCCTGATAAAAGCGAAGTCACCCTTACTATTTCCTACCTAGGCTATAAGAGTCAGGAACTGCCCGTAAGACCTGACCAGACGCGGTTGGAAATTCGGCTCTCGCAAGAGGCTGCGGCGCTCGATGACGTAGTCGTAATTGGCTACGGAACCGTGAAAAAACGCGACCTGACCGGCTCGGTATCTTCCGTGAAAGGTGAAGAAGTAACTAAGCTGCCGGTAACAACCGTGACGGAGGCGCTTCAGGGTAAAATTCCGGGCGCCGATATCACCCGTGCCAACGGTTATGCCGGTCAGGGAGCGTCTATCCGGATTCGGGGCAACCGCTCCATCGCCAACCCGAGCGCTTCCAACAACGTGCTCTACATTGTGGATGGGGTGCAGGGCGTGAATGCCGCCGACATCGACCCCAACGACGTGCAAAGCATTGAGGTATTGAAAGATGCCTCCTCCACCGCCATTTATGGTTCGCGCGGCGCCAATGGCGTTATTATCATCACCACCAAGCGCGGCAGCGCCGGCAAGCCCAAGATTTCCTTCAACGCCTACTCCGGCATCACGAAGGTGGCCGGCTACGGCGAGTTCATGAGCGGCCCCGAGTACGTGGCTTTCCGCCGCGAAGCCTTCCGCGCGGCTGGTACCTGGAACAGCCCCGACGATGACTCCAAAGTATTTAACCCCAACCAGCTAGCTGCCATCGAAAACGGTGAGTATGTGAACTGGCCCAACCAGCTGCTGCACAAGGGTATGCAGCAGAACTACCAGATAGGTCTTTCCGGCGGCTCCGAGAACACCAAAGTGTACTTTTCGCTCGGCTATTATGATGAGAAAGGCTTGCTGAAGCTCGACCGTTTTAAGCGTTACACCACGCGTGCTAACGTCGACCAGATCGTGAATAAGTGGCTGAAGGTGGGTGTGCAAACCCAGCTTGCGTACATCAACAACGACATCCGCCGCGACCCGTTCAACATCGCTTCGCAGATTGCGCCGCTCGGCCGGCCCTACGACGATGAGGGCAACATGATCATCTTTCCGCTGGGCGGCACGCAGGTAAACCCGCTGGCCGATGAGCAGCCCGGTGCCTACCAGCGCAACACCAAAACTAACCGCATCACCGCCGCCGCTTACGTGGAGATAACACCGCTGGATGGGCTGAGCCTGCGCTCAACCTTTGCGGCCAACTATGCCACCTCGGAAGCCGGCAGCTTTTACGGTCGTAATACCATCGACGGACGCGGAGCTAACTCGCAGGCCTCTATCACGAACAACCAAAACCGCAACCTGAGTTGGGAAAACGTACTGACTTACAAGAAGGACGTAGGTCAACATTCGTTCACCTTCACGGGAGTGGGTAGCTATCTGTCGTTTACCAACACAAGTAGCTTTGCCGGCGGCAACAACCAGGTTCTGCCTTCGCAATCATTCTACAACCTAGGTTCGGCCAACCAGAACCCTTTCTATGGTAGCGGCTTCGCGGAAAACAAGCTGATTTCGTTCACGGGGCGCATCAACTACAGCTTCAAAGGCCGCTACCTACTCTCGGTGACTAACCGCGCCGATGGCTCGTCGAAGCTTGCGTCAGGCCATAAGTGGGCTAACTTTCCTTCATTGGGTCTCGGCTGGCGCCTAATCGACGAGCCGTTCATGCAAAGCCTGAAGCTCATCACGGAGCTGAAGCTGCGCGGTTCGTACGGCTTGTCGGGCAACGATGTAATTAACGCCTACGGAACGCAAAACTCGCTGACCAATACGTCTTTCTCTTACGGCGACGCTAACGCTGCTCCCACTTACACCATCTCGCCTACTATCGGCAACCCTAACCTAGGTTGGGAGAAAACTTACACCACCGATTTTGGGGTAGACTTCGGGTTCTTTGACAACCGCATTACGGGCACGGTAGATTACTACGATGCCAAAACGAAGGACCTGATTTTCCCTTATACGCTGCCATTGTTGACGGGCGTAACAACCGTAAACCGCAACATCGGCCGCACCCGCAACAAGGGCATCGAGGTATCGTTGACCTCGCAGAACCTCAACGGCAAAAGCTTCACGTGGTCGACTACAGCCACTTTTGCCCGCAATAAGGAAACCATTGTAGAGCTGCCCAACGGCAACGTGATTGCCGACGACTACCGCAACTCCCTGATTCAGGGGCAGCCGGCCCAGATCTACTACGACTACGTGAAAACTGGCATCTGGCAGCTAGGTGAAGAAGCCGCAGCAGCTCAGTTCAGCGCCATTCCCGGCGACCTGAAGGTGGCTGATATCTCCGGCCCTGATGGCGTGCCCGACGGTAAAATCACCTCCGTCGACCGTAAGGTGATTGGCTCGCGGGTGCCGGCCTGGACCGGCGGCCTCAGCAACGACCTCCGCTACAAAGGCTTCGACTTGAATGTGCTACTGGTAGCCCGCGTGGGCCAGTGGATCAGCTCCGACTACTACGCCAAGTACACCCGTAGCGGCGTGAACAACGGCGCCCGCGTCGATTACTGGACCCCCGAAAACCCCACCAACGAGTATCCGCGCCCCCACGCTACTCGCTCGCTGAGCTACGTGACTACCCTCACCGAGCGCCAAGCTTCGTTTGGCAAAGTGCGCAACGTGACCCTAGGGTATACCATTCCAAAGTCGGTTGTCGGGAAGGCTAAAATCGACAACGTGCGGGTGTATATATCGGGCCGCAACCTCTACACACTCAGCGATATCAAAGACTTCGATCCTGAGGGCGAGGGCGTTATTGATCGGCCGCTGAACCGTGCCTATGTAATCGGGCTGAACGTGGGCTTTTAA
- a CDS encoding fucose isomerase has product MERLLTLALEKQGWSVKRAHPYDAAKQHGFIDSQKMGMEVFRTIDPQQPLIVAESVWQYTHHVLAGLTTHQGPILTVANWSGQWPGLVGMLNLNGSLTKAGVTYSSLWSEDFTDSFFEQGLGEWLTTGTITQDESHVLDLASTELPAEEEQLGRDFARKLKQDKAIMGVFDEGCMGMYNAIIPDELLHPTGLFKERLSQSTLYATMRTVTDAEARQVLDWLLAKGMTFNWGTDDATELTEAQTLEQCKMYIAAVRLADTFGCATIGIQYQQGLKDLTPASDLVEGLLNNQDRPPVFSEAGEELYAGQALPHFNEVDECAGLDALLTYHLWQKLGLPGETTLHDLRWGQHFTGDGIDDFVWVFLISGAAPPAHFVGGYQGASSERQPPMYFRLGGGSLKGVSRPGAIVWSRVYVMDGKLHCDLGVGEAVALPEAETQRRWQETTPQWPIMNATLKGVSRDQMMARHKANHIQVVYAADEASAQRACRIKAAAMAELGLEVHFCGAVELAESAQPVEQAELAQ; this is encoded by the coding sequence ATGGAACGCTTGCTCACGCTCGCCTTGGAGAAACAAGGCTGGTCGGTAAAGCGGGCTCACCCTTACGACGCGGCAAAGCAGCATGGCTTCATCGATTCGCAGAAGATGGGCATGGAGGTATTCCGTACCATCGATCCGCAACAGCCACTCATCGTAGCCGAAAGTGTGTGGCAGTACACCCACCACGTGCTAGCTGGCCTCACCACGCACCAAGGCCCCATTTTGACGGTGGCCAACTGGAGCGGTCAGTGGCCCGGCCTCGTCGGCATGCTGAACCTTAATGGTTCCCTAACTAAAGCCGGTGTAACCTACAGCAGCCTCTGGAGCGAGGACTTTACCGATTCTTTCTTTGAGCAAGGCCTAGGCGAGTGGCTAACTACCGGCACCATCACGCAAGATGAAAGTCATGTACTTGACCTAGCTTCGACGGAGCTACCCGCTGAAGAAGAGCAGCTAGGTCGCGACTTCGCCCGCAAGCTCAAGCAAGACAAAGCCATCATGGGCGTGTTTGATGAAGGCTGTATGGGCATGTACAACGCCATCATCCCCGATGAGCTGTTGCACCCTACCGGCCTGTTCAAGGAGCGCCTGAGCCAATCGACGCTCTACGCTACCATGCGTACCGTAACCGACGCGGAAGCTCGCCAGGTACTCGATTGGCTGCTCGCCAAAGGCATGACCTTCAACTGGGGCACCGACGATGCCACGGAGCTAACCGAGGCGCAGACCTTGGAGCAGTGCAAGATGTACATTGCCGCCGTCCGCCTCGCCGATACGTTTGGGTGCGCTACCATCGGTATTCAGTACCAACAAGGCTTAAAAGACTTAACGCCTGCCAGCGACCTAGTAGAAGGGTTGTTGAACAACCAAGATCGACCACCTGTCTTCTCAGAAGCCGGGGAGGAACTGTACGCTGGGCAGGCGCTTCCGCACTTCAATGAAGTAGATGAGTGCGCCGGTCTCGATGCCCTGCTCACCTACCACCTCTGGCAAAAGCTAGGTCTGCCGGGCGAAACTACGCTGCACGACCTGCGTTGGGGGCAGCACTTCACCGGCGATGGTATAGATGATTTTGTATGGGTGTTCCTGATTTCGGGTGCGGCTCCGCCAGCTCACTTTGTGGGTGGCTATCAAGGTGCTAGTAGCGAGCGGCAGCCTCCCATGTACTTCCGCCTAGGCGGTGGCAGCTTGAAAGGCGTGAGCCGACCCGGCGCTATCGTGTGGAGCCGCGTGTATGTGATGGACGGCAAGCTGCACTGCGACCTAGGGGTGGGCGAGGCCGTAGCCTTGCCGGAAGCCGAAACCCAGCGTCGCTGGCAGGAAACCACGCCCCAATGGCCCATCATGAATGCTACGCTAAAAGGGGTGAGTCGCGACCAGATGATGGCCCGCCACAAAGCCAACCATATCCAAGTTGTGTACGCCGCCGACGAAGCCAGCGCCCAGCGTGCCTGCCGCATCAAAGCAGCGGCTATGGCCGAGCTAGGTCTGGAAGTGCACTTCTGCGGTGCCGTGGAGCTAGCCGAAAGCGCCCAACCCGTTGAGCAAGCCGAGTTGGCTCAATAA
- a CDS encoding AraC family transcriptional regulator — MKAHFHKVPVNTQNSFSIRHDRQANFGTTWHYHPELELHYVIQGEGVRLVGDNISNFSSGEIILLGENLPHTWRCKEEYFQQNPDLAVEAIVIQFLPDCLGRYLLGLPEAYLIPKLFERAKNGLMVSGAAKEKLIPLMYAAVEATNLDRIIILLSILKILAETDEVDTIATKYHAFAQSNESDTVRINKVCSYTLTNYKKEITLEEIASISNLSVTSFCRYFKLITKKTYYDFLIEIRISHACRLLIEDKLPTEVLCFDCGFNNVSNFYRHFKKITKMTPLEYKRKYLHHNYKELVAA, encoded by the coding sequence ATGAAAGCCCACTTTCACAAAGTCCCCGTCAATACCCAGAATTCATTCAGCATTCGTCACGACCGGCAGGCTAATTTTGGCACCACCTGGCACTATCATCCCGAGTTGGAATTACATTATGTAATTCAGGGGGAAGGTGTGCGATTAGTTGGTGATAATATCAGCAACTTTTCTTCGGGTGAAATTATTCTACTCGGTGAAAATCTTCCACACACGTGGCGCTGCAAAGAAGAATATTTTCAGCAAAATCCAGATTTAGCAGTTGAAGCAATTGTAATTCAATTTCTGCCTGATTGCCTAGGGCGCTATTTATTGGGTTTGCCAGAAGCGTATCTTATCCCGAAATTATTTGAGCGCGCCAAGAATGGTTTAATGGTAAGCGGCGCAGCCAAAGAAAAGCTTATTCCGCTGATGTACGCTGCGGTAGAAGCCACTAACCTCGACCGAATTATTATTCTGCTTTCTATTCTTAAAATTCTGGCAGAAACCGACGAGGTAGATACCATCGCCACGAAGTACCACGCGTTTGCCCAGTCGAACGAGTCCGACACAGTGCGCATCAACAAGGTGTGTAGCTACACCCTCACCAATTACAAAAAAGAAATCACGCTTGAAGAAATTGCTTCGATCAGCAACCTCAGCGTGACTTCCTTCTGTCGCTATTTCAAGCTCATTACCAAGAAAACGTATTACGACTTTCTAATCGAAATCCGCATCAGCCACGCTTGCCGCCTGCTTATTGAAGACAAGCTGCCTACCGAAGTGCTTTGCTTCGATTGCGGGTTCAACAATGTGTCGAACTTCTACCGTCATTTCAAGAAGATCACCAAGATGACGCCCTTGGAGTACAAGCGTAAGTACTTGCACCACAATTACAAAGAACTAGTAGCAGCCTAG
- a CDS encoding dihydrodipicolinate synthase family protein gives MPFQNDGQVDYKALTKLTELYLASGAAGLFANCLSSEMFELTPEERLQTIKHVVKVVDGAVPVVATGTFGGPIAQQADFVKQVYEAGTEAVIAITGLLAAEEQSDEYFNEQVFQLIDLTPGIPLGFYECPEPYKRLLSSEQLKQFVETGRVIYHKDTCLDIKQVEQKLAAVQGHNFGLYDAYMVHAVDSLKAGSAGLSCIQGNFYPELISWLCEHYDDASRAEEVNEVQKFFVRNMNVMHNVYPIVAKYSLNQRGIDISTFTRRKVGNFSSAVKRNVENLYSEYTNLRKSLEYAV, from the coding sequence ATGCCTTTTCAAAACGATGGGCAAGTAGACTATAAAGCCTTAACTAAACTGACTGAGTTGTACTTAGCGTCGGGAGCGGCGGGATTGTTTGCCAATTGCCTGTCCAGCGAGATGTTTGAGCTGACGCCCGAAGAACGGCTGCAAACCATTAAGCACGTGGTGAAAGTAGTGGATGGCGCCGTGCCCGTCGTGGCTACTGGCACCTTCGGCGGACCCATTGCGCAGCAAGCTGATTTTGTGAAGCAAGTGTACGAGGCGGGTACCGAAGCTGTCATTGCCATCACGGGCTTGCTCGCAGCTGAGGAGCAGTCTGACGAGTACTTCAACGAGCAAGTATTTCAGCTAATCGACCTGACGCCCGGCATTCCGCTCGGCTTCTACGAATGCCCTGAGCCGTATAAGCGCCTCTTATCCTCCGAGCAGTTGAAGCAGTTCGTTGAAACGGGTCGAGTGATTTATCACAAAGATACTTGCCTCGATATCAAACAGGTAGAGCAAAAGCTAGCTGCCGTACAAGGACATAACTTCGGCCTGTATGACGCATACATGGTACACGCTGTTGACTCACTGAAGGCGGGTTCTGCGGGCTTGTCGTGCATTCAGGGAAACTTCTACCCCGAGCTAATTTCCTGGCTGTGCGAGCATTATGACGATGCCTCCCGCGCTGAAGAGGTCAACGAGGTGCAGAAGTTTTTTGTACGCAACATGAATGTGATGCACAATGTGTACCCCATCGTTGCCAAGTACTCCCTGAACCAGCGCGGCATCGATATTTCGACGTTCACGCGTCGGAAAGTGGGCAACTTTTCCAGCGCAGTGAAAAGAAACGTCGAGAACCTCTACAGCGAGTACACCAACTTGCGCAAGTCGCTAGAATACGCCGTGTAA
- a CDS encoding sodium:solute symporter, with amino-acid sequence MNNLRIPDLVIIGLYLVAMIGVGIYFSRKNDDADQYSRASGSIPGWAIGLSIYATFLSSNTFLGVPGKAFGANWNAFVFSISMPFAAWIAAKYFVPFYRSTGEISAYTHLEHRFGPWARTYAVICFLLTQLARIGSIFYGIALTLQALTGFSMEMIMLITGVCIIIYTVLGGIEAVIWTEVVQGVIKTIGALLIIGLIIHDMPGGIAKVVQIGQANDKFSLGGFAPDFTQSTFWVVFLYGFFINLNNFGVDQNYVQRYHTAASPQQAAKSIWLCVWLYLPASLLFFVIGASLFAYYQVHPEFIQAVKLQVAATNLPATATTAQIAAAAAHLSPADYGDKVMPHFMVTKIPVGFVGLIVSAILSAAMSTISSGMNASATVFTVDIYQRYFKPQMTGRQTLLLLHLATVLFGLLGMGTGIAMIGVKSVLDIWWELSGIFAAGMLGLFLLGVISRRTSSHEALTATIIGIFVIIWMTFSNSLPDEYAGLRNTLHKSMIIVVGTLTIFLIGLLLTKFRKGTAVYSTTEPVKQSVH; translated from the coding sequence ATGAACAATCTGCGCATCCCTGACTTAGTAATTATTGGTTTGTATTTAGTCGCCATGATTGGCGTGGGAATTTATTTTTCCCGAAAAAATGATGATGCTGACCAATATTCCCGCGCATCCGGTTCTATTCCGGGCTGGGCAATTGGGTTATCTATTTACGCGACATTTCTGAGCAGCAATACCTTTTTAGGTGTTCCGGGAAAAGCCTTTGGTGCCAACTGGAATGCCTTCGTATTCAGTATATCCATGCCCTTTGCCGCGTGGATAGCAGCCAAGTACTTTGTTCCGTTTTACCGTAGCACGGGTGAAATATCGGCTTACACGCACCTAGAGCACCGTTTTGGCCCTTGGGCGCGGACCTACGCAGTCATCTGTTTTCTCCTGACCCAGCTAGCTCGAATCGGCTCTATTTTCTATGGCATTGCCCTCACGCTCCAAGCACTGACGGGCTTTTCGATGGAGATGATCATGCTTATTACCGGCGTCTGTATTATTATTTATACGGTGCTCGGTGGTATTGAAGCTGTTATTTGGACGGAAGTTGTACAAGGAGTAATTAAAACCATCGGGGCATTATTAATTATTGGGTTAATTATTCATGACATGCCGGGCGGAATAGCGAAAGTTGTTCAGATCGGGCAAGCAAATGATAAATTCAGCCTAGGTGGTTTTGCGCCTGATTTTACGCAGTCTACTTTCTGGGTTGTGTTTTTATACGGGTTCTTTATCAACCTGAATAATTTCGGCGTCGATCAGAATTATGTGCAGCGTTATCATACGGCCGCTTCGCCGCAGCAAGCCGCCAAGTCCATTTGGCTGTGCGTGTGGCTGTACTTGCCGGCTTCGCTGCTCTTTTTTGTCATAGGAGCTAGCTTGTTTGCTTACTACCAGGTGCACCCCGAGTTCATTCAGGCCGTGAAGCTGCAAGTGGCGGCTACCAATCTGCCTGCCACCGCCACCACCGCCCAAATTGCTGCTGCCGCCGCGCACCTGTCGCCCGCCGACTACGGCGACAAAGTGATGCCGCACTTCATGGTCACGAAAATACCAGTAGGCTTCGTGGGCCTGATTGTGTCGGCCATTCTGTCGGCGGCCATGAGCACCATTAGCTCGGGCATGAATGCTTCGGCCACCGTATTTACCGTCGACATCTACCAGCGCTACTTCAAACCCCAAATGACGGGTCGTCAAACCCTGCTGCTGTTGCACCTAGCTACGGTTCTGTTTGGTCTGTTGGGCATGGGCACCGGCATTGCCATGATTGGCGTGAAAAGCGTACTCGATATCTGGTGGGAGCTTTCGGGAATATTTGCCGCCGGTATGCTGGGCTTGTTCCTGCTCGGCGTCATCAGCCGCCGCACATCGAGCCACGAGGCCCTTACAGCAACGATTATCGGCATCTTCGTCATTATCTGGATGACGTTTTCCAACAGCTTGCCCGATGAGTATGCCGGCCTGCGCAACACGCTGCACAAAAGCATGATCATCGTGGTGGGTACCCTCACGATTTTCTTAATCGGTCTTCTTCTAACCAAATTCCGCAAAGGCACGGCCGTGTATAGCACTACCGAGCCGGTCAAACAATCCGTCCACTAA